Proteins from one Impatiens glandulifera chromosome 2, dImpGla2.1, whole genome shotgun sequence genomic window:
- the LOC124923707 gene encoding PH, RCC1 and FYVE domains-containing protein 1-like isoform X1, translated as MADPNSYGNGGRDIEQAVIALKKGAQLMKYGRKGKPKFCPFRLSNDELSLIWISSKGERILKLASVSRIVPGQRTAVFQRYLRPEKEYLSFSLIHSNGKRSLDLICKDRVEAEVWIAGLQALIPSGQVDRSKIDGWDDGGLYLEDNGDLTSQSASDSSFPINQETKPPSEFSSTTSSSNTNTSISSQTETTMLSERPNLDVVNMQSKGFTSDVYRVSVSSAAPSTSSHGSAPDDCDALGDVYVWGEVICDNNLDHNTDKNTNSFSTRTDVLLPRPLESNVVLDVHLIACGVRHSALVSKQGELFTWGEASGGRLGHGVDRDINQPRLVESLAFSTVDSIACGEFHTCAVTSNGELYTWGDSTRCDGLLGHGSEISHWLPKRILGPLEGVQVGVVTCGTWHTALITSSGKLFTFGDGTFGALGHGDKKSVPYPKEVESLSGLRTFSVSCGVWHTAAIVEVIVTQSSSNVTSGKLFTWGDGDKNRLGHGDKDPRLKPTCVATLIDYNFQKISCGHSLTVGLTTSGRVITMGSSVYGQLGNPKSDGKLPCLVEDKFFGQSVEEVACGGYHVAVLTSRNEVYTWGRGANGRLGHGDVEDRTTPTLVEALKDRHVKFLACGLSSTAAICVHKWVSGAEQSQCSSCKQAFGFTRKRHNCYNCGLVHCHSCSSKKAFRAALAPNPNKLYRVCDSCFVKLNKLAEAVANSRRNGLPRLSMENKDKLDKPELLRLSNIDLIKQLDTKAAKQGKKGDMFYLGSSGAPSLLQLRDAVKSTAIDLYRTAPKQHFSQSSVASRAVSPFSRKASPPRSVTPIPTTSGLSFSKNIVESLKKANDVLNQEVQMLRSQVDSLRHRGEQQNVEVQKQTKKAQEATSMASEELAKCKAAKDVIRSLTSQLKLLAERLPPGVVSVTDNTIKASYLSNGTHDSDTNLRPDLDTINNPAGTVRAEPIATKAIMHRYSSSEELDGNTHQNHRLPLHSGELFQGRDSSASDGHDDDGDNNGLTKSRNHVESEWIEQYEPGVYITLLALHDGTRDLKRVRFSRRRFGEKQAETWWSENRERVYVKYNVRGTERSSSVSGHVGTRSDGGMSPSSHNT; from the exons ATGGCAGATCCTAATAGCTATGGTAATGGTGGCCGCGACATTGAGCAG GCGGTAATTGCTCTGAAGAAGGGTGCTCAGTTGATGAAGTATGGGAGAAAGGGGAAACCTAAGTTTTGTCCGTTTAGACTTTCAAAT GATGAATTATCTCTGATCTGGATATCGAGTAAAGGTGAAAGAATCTTGAAGTTAGCTTCAGTTTCAAGAATTGTTCCTGGACAAAGAACT GCTGTTTTCCAGAGATATTTGCGCCCTGAGAAGGAGTACTTATCATTTTCACTCATTCACAGCAACGGAAAACGATCATTGGATCTG ATTTGCAAGGACAGAGTAGAGGCAGAGGTGTGGATTGCTGGCCTGCAAGCTTTAATACCTTCTGGTCAAGTTGATCGCTCAAAAATTGATGGATGGGATGATGGCGGCCTTTATTTGGAA GATAATGGGGACTTGACATCGCAAAGTGCAAGTGATAGTTCATTTCCTATTAATCAAGAAACTAAACCACCCTCAGAGTTCAGCAGCACCACTTCGAGTTCAAACACAAACACTTCTATCAGTAGTCAAACCGAGACAACAATGCTGTCCGAAAGGCCTAATTTAGATGTAGTGAACATGCAATCAAAGGGATTCACATCCGACGTTTATCGCGTTAGTGTATCTAGCGCAGCACCAAGCACATCAAGCCACGGTTCTGCTCCAGACGATTGTGATGCCCTTGGCGACGTATATGTATGGGGTGAAGTTATATGTGACAACAATCTAGATCATAACACCGACAAAAATACTAATTCGTTCAGCACAAGAACCGACGTACTTCTCCCGAGGCCACTAGAATCGAATGTGGTCCTTGACGTACATCTGATTGCTTGTGGGGTAAGGCACTCCGCCTTGGTGAGCAAGCAAGGCGAACTATTCACATGGGGCGAAGCATCGGGTGGGCGCCTTGGTCATGGAGTCGATCGCGACATTAATCAACCGCGATTAGTCGAATCACTAGCGTTTTCCACCGTCGATTCCATAGCTTGCGGTGAGTTTCACACTTGCGCGGTTACATCGAATGGAGAACTCTACACGTGGGGAGATTCCACGCGCTGCGATGGACTTCTCGGTCATGGCTCCGAAATTAGTCACTGGTTGCCAAAAAGAATCTTGGGTCCTCTCGAGGGAGTTCAAGTGGGTGTAGTGACATGTGGAACGTGGCATACGGCCTTGATAACTTCCTCGGGGAAACTCTTTACATTCGGCGATGGGACTTTCGGCGCTTTAGGACATGGGGACAAGAAAAGTGTTCCATACCCAAAAGAGGTCGAATCATTATCGGGATTAAGGACGTTTTCGGTCTCGTGTGGGGTATGGCACACGGCTGCGATAGTTGAAGTAATCGTTACTCAGTCGAGCTCAAACGTTACTTCGGGGAAACTGTTTACTTGGGGCGACGGTGATAAAAACCGACTTGGCCATGGCGATAAGGATCCTCGGCTCAAGCCGACATGCGTGGCCACACTTATCGActacaattttcaaaaaatttcatGCGGGCATAGTTTAACGGTTGGATTGACTACATCGGGCCGGGTTATAACTATGGGAAGTTCTGTTTATGGGCAACTAGGTAATCCGAAATCAGATGGGAAGCTACCTTGTCTAGTGGAAGATAAGTTTTTTGGACAATCGGTTGAAGAAGTTGCTTGTGGTGGATACCATGTTGCGGTGTTAACTTCTAGAAACGAAGTCTACACGTGGGGAAGAGGAGCTAACGGAAGGCTCGGCCATGGCGATGTAGAAGATCGGACCACTCCAACTTTGGTGGAGGCTTTAAAGGATAGGCATGTTAAGTTTTTGGCATGTGGGTTAAGCTCCACAGCTGCAATATGTGTTCACAAATGGGTTTCGGGTGCAGAGCAATCTCAATGCTCATCTTGTAAGCAAGCATTTGGATTCACTCGGAAAAGGCATAACTGCTATAATTGTGGATTAGTCCATTGCCACTCGTGCAGTTCTAAAAAGGCTTTTAGAGCGGCTTTGGCTCCCAATCCGAATAAACTATACCGTGTGTGTGATTCATGTTTCGTGAAACTGAATAAGTTAGCCGAGGCTGTGGCTAATAGCAGAAGGAACGGCTTACCACGTCTTTCGATGGAAAATAAGGATAAGTTAGATAAGCCTGAGTTATTAAGATTGTCTAATATTGATTTGATCAAACAATTGGATACTAAAGCAGCTAAACAAGGAAAGAAAGGTGATATGTTTTATTTAGGTTCATCAGGAGCACCTTCCTTGTTGCAGCTGAGGGATGCCGTTAAATCTACTGCTATAGATCTATATCGTACTGCGCCCAAACAGCATTTTTCGCAATCTAGCGTCGCTTCGAGGGCTGTGTCTCCTTTTTCCAGGAAGGCTAGCCCTCCACGTTCTGTAACACCAATCCCTACTACTTCGGGTCTTTCATTCTCGAAAAATATAGTAGAGAGTTTGAAGAAAGCTAATGATGTTTTGAATCAAGAAGTTCAAATGTTGCGCTCGCAA GTTGATAGCTTAAGACACCGCGGTGAACAACAAAATGTGGAAGTTCAGAAACAGACCAAGAAGGCCCAGGAAGCAACTTCCATGGCATCAGAAGAATTGGCTAAATGTAAAGCTGCAAAAGATGTAATCAGGTCACTTACCTCACAG CTCAAACTGCTGGCTGAGAGGCTTCCTCCAGGCGTGGTCAGTGTCACAGACAATACTATAAAAGCTTCCTACCTATCAAATGGCACTCACGATTCAGATACAAATCTAAGGCCGGATTTAGACACCATAAACAACCCAGCCGGTACAGTTCGAGCAGAACCTATTGCAACAAAGGCGATAATGCACAGATATTCTTCATCTGAGGAACTTGACGGAAATACCCATCAAAATCACAGACTTCCTCTACACAGTGGCGAATTGTTCCAAGGAAGGGACAGTAGTGCATCTGATGGCCATGACGATGATGGTGATAATAATGGGTTGACTAAATCCAGGAACCATGTCGAATCCGAATGGATTGAGCAGTATGAACCTGGTGTTTATATAACCCTCTTGGCTTTGCATGATGGGACGAGAGATCTCAAACGAGTTCGATTCAG CCGGAGAAGGTTCGGGGAGAAGCAAGCTGAAACATGGTGGTCGGAGAACCGGGAAAGAGTTTATGTGAAATACAATGTACGTGGAACAGAGAGGTCATCGTCGGTTTCTGGACATGTGGGGACCAGATCAGATGGAGGAATGTCTCCATCTTCCCATAATACTTAG
- the LOC124923707 gene encoding PH, RCC1 and FYVE domains-containing protein 1-like isoform X2 produces the protein MKYGRKGKPKFCPFRLSNDELSLIWISSKGERILKLASVSRIVPGQRTAVFQRYLRPEKEYLSFSLIHSNGKRSLDLICKDRVEAEVWIAGLQALIPSGQVDRSKIDGWDDGGLYLEDNGDLTSQSASDSSFPINQETKPPSEFSSTTSSSNTNTSISSQTETTMLSERPNLDVVNMQSKGFTSDVYRVSVSSAAPSTSSHGSAPDDCDALGDVYVWGEVICDNNLDHNTDKNTNSFSTRTDVLLPRPLESNVVLDVHLIACGVRHSALVSKQGELFTWGEASGGRLGHGVDRDINQPRLVESLAFSTVDSIACGEFHTCAVTSNGELYTWGDSTRCDGLLGHGSEISHWLPKRILGPLEGVQVGVVTCGTWHTALITSSGKLFTFGDGTFGALGHGDKKSVPYPKEVESLSGLRTFSVSCGVWHTAAIVEVIVTQSSSNVTSGKLFTWGDGDKNRLGHGDKDPRLKPTCVATLIDYNFQKISCGHSLTVGLTTSGRVITMGSSVYGQLGNPKSDGKLPCLVEDKFFGQSVEEVACGGYHVAVLTSRNEVYTWGRGANGRLGHGDVEDRTTPTLVEALKDRHVKFLACGLSSTAAICVHKWVSGAEQSQCSSCKQAFGFTRKRHNCYNCGLVHCHSCSSKKAFRAALAPNPNKLYRVCDSCFVKLNKLAEAVANSRRNGLPRLSMENKDKLDKPELLRLSNIDLIKQLDTKAAKQGKKGDMFYLGSSGAPSLLQLRDAVKSTAIDLYRTAPKQHFSQSSVASRAVSPFSRKASPPRSVTPIPTTSGLSFSKNIVESLKKANDVLNQEVQMLRSQVDSLRHRGEQQNVEVQKQTKKAQEATSMASEELAKCKAAKDVIRSLTSQLKLLAERLPPGVVSVTDNTIKASYLSNGTHDSDTNLRPDLDTINNPAGTVRAEPIATKAIMHRYSSSEELDGNTHQNHRLPLHSGELFQGRDSSASDGHDDDGDNNGLTKSRNHVESEWIEQYEPGVYITLLALHDGTRDLKRVRFSRRRFGEKQAETWWSENRERVYVKYNVRGTERSSSVSGHVGTRSDGGMSPSSHNT, from the exons ATGAAGTATGGGAGAAAGGGGAAACCTAAGTTTTGTCCGTTTAGACTTTCAAAT GATGAATTATCTCTGATCTGGATATCGAGTAAAGGTGAAAGAATCTTGAAGTTAGCTTCAGTTTCAAGAATTGTTCCTGGACAAAGAACT GCTGTTTTCCAGAGATATTTGCGCCCTGAGAAGGAGTACTTATCATTTTCACTCATTCACAGCAACGGAAAACGATCATTGGATCTG ATTTGCAAGGACAGAGTAGAGGCAGAGGTGTGGATTGCTGGCCTGCAAGCTTTAATACCTTCTGGTCAAGTTGATCGCTCAAAAATTGATGGATGGGATGATGGCGGCCTTTATTTGGAA GATAATGGGGACTTGACATCGCAAAGTGCAAGTGATAGTTCATTTCCTATTAATCAAGAAACTAAACCACCCTCAGAGTTCAGCAGCACCACTTCGAGTTCAAACACAAACACTTCTATCAGTAGTCAAACCGAGACAACAATGCTGTCCGAAAGGCCTAATTTAGATGTAGTGAACATGCAATCAAAGGGATTCACATCCGACGTTTATCGCGTTAGTGTATCTAGCGCAGCACCAAGCACATCAAGCCACGGTTCTGCTCCAGACGATTGTGATGCCCTTGGCGACGTATATGTATGGGGTGAAGTTATATGTGACAACAATCTAGATCATAACACCGACAAAAATACTAATTCGTTCAGCACAAGAACCGACGTACTTCTCCCGAGGCCACTAGAATCGAATGTGGTCCTTGACGTACATCTGATTGCTTGTGGGGTAAGGCACTCCGCCTTGGTGAGCAAGCAAGGCGAACTATTCACATGGGGCGAAGCATCGGGTGGGCGCCTTGGTCATGGAGTCGATCGCGACATTAATCAACCGCGATTAGTCGAATCACTAGCGTTTTCCACCGTCGATTCCATAGCTTGCGGTGAGTTTCACACTTGCGCGGTTACATCGAATGGAGAACTCTACACGTGGGGAGATTCCACGCGCTGCGATGGACTTCTCGGTCATGGCTCCGAAATTAGTCACTGGTTGCCAAAAAGAATCTTGGGTCCTCTCGAGGGAGTTCAAGTGGGTGTAGTGACATGTGGAACGTGGCATACGGCCTTGATAACTTCCTCGGGGAAACTCTTTACATTCGGCGATGGGACTTTCGGCGCTTTAGGACATGGGGACAAGAAAAGTGTTCCATACCCAAAAGAGGTCGAATCATTATCGGGATTAAGGACGTTTTCGGTCTCGTGTGGGGTATGGCACACGGCTGCGATAGTTGAAGTAATCGTTACTCAGTCGAGCTCAAACGTTACTTCGGGGAAACTGTTTACTTGGGGCGACGGTGATAAAAACCGACTTGGCCATGGCGATAAGGATCCTCGGCTCAAGCCGACATGCGTGGCCACACTTATCGActacaattttcaaaaaatttcatGCGGGCATAGTTTAACGGTTGGATTGACTACATCGGGCCGGGTTATAACTATGGGAAGTTCTGTTTATGGGCAACTAGGTAATCCGAAATCAGATGGGAAGCTACCTTGTCTAGTGGAAGATAAGTTTTTTGGACAATCGGTTGAAGAAGTTGCTTGTGGTGGATACCATGTTGCGGTGTTAACTTCTAGAAACGAAGTCTACACGTGGGGAAGAGGAGCTAACGGAAGGCTCGGCCATGGCGATGTAGAAGATCGGACCACTCCAACTTTGGTGGAGGCTTTAAAGGATAGGCATGTTAAGTTTTTGGCATGTGGGTTAAGCTCCACAGCTGCAATATGTGTTCACAAATGGGTTTCGGGTGCAGAGCAATCTCAATGCTCATCTTGTAAGCAAGCATTTGGATTCACTCGGAAAAGGCATAACTGCTATAATTGTGGATTAGTCCATTGCCACTCGTGCAGTTCTAAAAAGGCTTTTAGAGCGGCTTTGGCTCCCAATCCGAATAAACTATACCGTGTGTGTGATTCATGTTTCGTGAAACTGAATAAGTTAGCCGAGGCTGTGGCTAATAGCAGAAGGAACGGCTTACCACGTCTTTCGATGGAAAATAAGGATAAGTTAGATAAGCCTGAGTTATTAAGATTGTCTAATATTGATTTGATCAAACAATTGGATACTAAAGCAGCTAAACAAGGAAAGAAAGGTGATATGTTTTATTTAGGTTCATCAGGAGCACCTTCCTTGTTGCAGCTGAGGGATGCCGTTAAATCTACTGCTATAGATCTATATCGTACTGCGCCCAAACAGCATTTTTCGCAATCTAGCGTCGCTTCGAGGGCTGTGTCTCCTTTTTCCAGGAAGGCTAGCCCTCCACGTTCTGTAACACCAATCCCTACTACTTCGGGTCTTTCATTCTCGAAAAATATAGTAGAGAGTTTGAAGAAAGCTAATGATGTTTTGAATCAAGAAGTTCAAATGTTGCGCTCGCAA GTTGATAGCTTAAGACACCGCGGTGAACAACAAAATGTGGAAGTTCAGAAACAGACCAAGAAGGCCCAGGAAGCAACTTCCATGGCATCAGAAGAATTGGCTAAATGTAAAGCTGCAAAAGATGTAATCAGGTCACTTACCTCACAG CTCAAACTGCTGGCTGAGAGGCTTCCTCCAGGCGTGGTCAGTGTCACAGACAATACTATAAAAGCTTCCTACCTATCAAATGGCACTCACGATTCAGATACAAATCTAAGGCCGGATTTAGACACCATAAACAACCCAGCCGGTACAGTTCGAGCAGAACCTATTGCAACAAAGGCGATAATGCACAGATATTCTTCATCTGAGGAACTTGACGGAAATACCCATCAAAATCACAGACTTCCTCTACACAGTGGCGAATTGTTCCAAGGAAGGGACAGTAGTGCATCTGATGGCCATGACGATGATGGTGATAATAATGGGTTGACTAAATCCAGGAACCATGTCGAATCCGAATGGATTGAGCAGTATGAACCTGGTGTTTATATAACCCTCTTGGCTTTGCATGATGGGACGAGAGATCTCAAACGAGTTCGATTCAG CCGGAGAAGGTTCGGGGAGAAGCAAGCTGAAACATGGTGGTCGGAGAACCGGGAAAGAGTTTATGTGAAATACAATGTACGTGGAACAGAGAGGTCATCGTCGGTTTCTGGACATGTGGGGACCAGATCAGATGGAGGAATGTCTCCATCTTCCCATAATACTTAG